Proteins encoded within one genomic window of Gadus macrocephalus chromosome 16, ASM3116895v1:
- the LOC132475112 gene encoding EH domain-containing protein 2-like, with the protein MTLRWFRNSPQALEDVRVVTEEMKNLYYKRLLPVEKHSSFSQFHSPSYEDADFDNKPMVLVMGQYSTGKTTFIKYLIEQDFPGSRVGPEPTTDCFTAIMHGESEGIIPGNALTMDPKKPFRNLEPFGNAFLNRFQCAQLPNQVLENISIIDTPGILTAAKRRLSRGYDFPAVLRWFAERVDRIILLFDAHKLDFSDELTRAFLSLRGYEDKLRVVLNKADRVDAQQLMRMYGALMWSLGKVFLTPEVLRVYVGSFWSEPRRACDHYQLLEAEEEDLLADIRNLPRNAAVRKLNDLVKRARLVRAHAHIIGYLKREMPSIFCKDSKKHSLIYQLPVIFTKIQQEHHVPAGDFPDCTKMQERLLSQDFSKFKALKPSLMVSLDKLLSTDIAKLMPLLQKQEPKKKSLPGVLDGEFLGTFRREHFQRHPFKERPAGEDESGEKEPGGGWVVERLKPKYDEIFFSLCPHDGKVSGTKAKEWMMNTKLPSSVLAHIWRLADLDSDGALDNEEFALAMHLIEGKVEGHWLPRELPPHLVPPSKRLCESEEEEGV; encoded by the exons ATGACTCTCCGCTGGTTCAGGAACAGCCCTCAGGCGCTGGAGGACGTGAGGGTGGTGACGGAGGAGATGAAGAACCTGTACTACAAGAGGCTCCTTCCCGTGGAGAAGCACTCGTCCTTCAGCCAGTTCCACTCGCCCAGCTACGAGGACGCAGACTTTGACAACAAGCCcatggtgctggtgatggggCAGTACTCCACGGGGAAGACCACTTTCATCAA GTACCTCATAGAACAAGACTTCCCTGGCAGCCGGGTGGGGCCAGAACCCACCACCGATTGTTTCACAGCCATTATGCACGGGGAGTCCGAGGGTATCATTCCTGGGAACGCTCTCACCATGGATCCAAAGAAGCCCTTCAGGAACCTCGAACCCTTCGGGAATGCCTTTCTAAACAG ATTTCAGTGTGCTCAGCTGCCCAATCAGGTCCTGGAGAACATCAGCATCATAGACACGCCAGGCATTCTCACCGCGGCCAAGAGAAGATTGAGTCGAG GATATGACTTCCCGGCGGTACTGCGCTGGTTCGCCGAGCGCGTGGACCGCATCATCCTCCTGTTCGACGCCCACAAGCTGGACTTCTCCGACGAGCTGACGCGCGCCTTCCTGTCCCTGCGGGGCTACGAGGACAAGCTGCGCGTGGTGCTGAACAAGGCCGACCGCGTGGACGCCCAGCAGCTGATGCGCATGTACGGCGCCCTCATGTGGTCACTGGGCAAAGTGTTCCTGACGCCCGAGGTGCTCCGGGTGTACGTGGGGTCCTTCTGGTCGGAGCCACGGCGCGCCTGCGACCACTACCAGCtgctggaggcggaggaggaggacctgctGGCGGACATCCGGAACCTCCCGCGGAACGCCGCCGTGCGCAAGCTCAACGACCTGGTGAAGAGGGCGCGTCTGGTCAGg GCTCACGCACACATCATCGGCTACTTGAAGCGGGAGATGCCCTCCATCTTCTGCAAGGACTCAAAGAAGCACAGCCTGATCTACCAGCTCCCTGTGATCTTCACCAAGATCCAGCAGGAGCACCACGTCCCTGCCGGGGACTTCCCTGACTGCACCAAGATGCAG GAGCGGCTCCTAAGCCAAGACTTCTCCAAGTTCAAGGCGCTCAAGCCGAGCCTCATGGTCTCCTTGGACAAGCTGCTGTCCACCGACATCGCCAAGCTGATGCCGCTGCTCCAGAAGCAGGAACCCAAGAAGAAGAGCCTCCCTGGGGTGCTGGACGGGGAGTTCCTGGGGACCTTCCGGCGGGAACACTTCCAGAGACATCCCTTCAAGGAACGTCCCGCCGGCGAGGACGAGAGCGGCGAGAAAGAGCCGGGCGGCGGCTGGGTGGTGGAGAGGCTCAAGCCCAAATACGACGAGATCTTCTTCAGCCTGTGCCCGCACGACGGCAAGGTGAGCGGCACCAAGGCCAAGGAGTGGATGATGAACACCAAGCTGCCCAGCTCCGTGCTGGCCCACATCTGGAGGCTGGCCGACCTGGACTCTGACGGCGCGCTGGACAACGAGGAGTTTGCCCTGGCCATGCACCTGATCGAGGGCAAGGTGGAGGGGCACTGGCTGCCCAGAGAGCTGCCCCCTCACCTCGTGCCCCCCTCCAAACGACTTTGTGAGAGCGAGGAGGAAGAAGGTGTTTGA